The following are from one region of the Mycetohabitans rhizoxinica HKI 454 genome:
- the rho gene encoding transcription termination factor Rho, which translates to MHLSELKSQHVSALIEMANGLEIENANRLRKQELMFAILKKRAKTGETIFGDGTLEVLPDGFGFLRSPETSYLASTDDIYISPSQIRRFNLHTGDTIEGEVRTPKDGERYFALVKVDKVNGQPPEASKHKIMFENLTPLHPNKPLSLERDVRGEENITSRIIDMIAPIGKGQRGLLVASPKSGKTVMLQHIAHAIKSNHPDVTLFVLLIDERPEEVTEMQRSVAGEVIASTFDEPASRHVQVAEMVIEKAKRLVEMKHDVVILLDSITRLARAYNTVVPASGKVLTGGVDANALQRPKRFFGAARNVEEGGSLTIIGTALIETGSRMDDVIYEEFKGTGNMEVHLERRLAEKRVYPSINLNKSGTRREELLIKPEILQKIWVLRKFIHDMDEIEAMEFLLDKLKQTKSNSEFFDMMRRGG; encoded by the coding sequence ATGCATTTATCCGAGCTCAAGTCGCAACACGTATCTGCTTTGATCGAAATGGCCAATGGCCTGGAGATCGAAAACGCGAACCGCCTGCGCAAACAGGAGTTGATGTTCGCAATTCTGAAAAAGCGCGCCAAGACTGGCGAAACAATCTTCGGCGACGGCACCCTCGAAGTGCTGCCAGACGGTTTTGGCTTTTTACGCTCGCCAGAAACGTCGTATCTGGCAAGCACCGACGACATCTACATCAGTCCGTCGCAAATCCGCCGTTTCAACCTGCACACCGGCGACACGATCGAAGGCGAAGTCCGGACGCCGAAGGACGGCGAGCGGTATTTCGCGCTGGTCAAGGTCGACAAAGTCAACGGGCAGCCGCCCGAGGCCTCGAAACACAAGATCATGTTCGAGAACCTCACGCCGCTGCACCCGAACAAGCCGCTGTCACTGGAGCGCGACGTGCGCGGCGAGGAAAACATCACCAGCCGCATCATCGACATGATTGCACCGATCGGCAAAGGCCAGCGCGGACTGCTGGTCGCGTCGCCGAAGTCGGGCAAGACCGTGATGCTGCAGCACATCGCGCATGCGATTAAGTCAAATCATCCGGACGTCACATTGTTCGTGCTGCTGATCGACGAGCGCCCAGAAGAAGTGACTGAAATGCAGCGCTCGGTAGCCGGCGAAGTGATTGCGTCCACGTTCGACGAACCAGCGTCGCGTCACGTGCAGGTCGCCGAAATGGTGATCGAGAAGGCCAAGCGGCTGGTCGAGATGAAGCACGATGTGGTCATCCTACTGGACTCGATCACGCGGCTTGCACGCGCCTACAACACCGTCGTGCCGGCCTCGGGCAAGGTCTTGACCGGCGGCGTTGACGCCAACGCGCTGCAACGCCCGAAGCGCTTCTTCGGTGCGGCGCGCAACGTGGAGGAAGGCGGTTCGCTGACGATCATCGGCACTGCGCTGATCGAAACTGGCAGCCGCATGGACGACGTGATCTATGAGGAATTCAAGGGCACCGGCAACATGGAGGTGCATCTGGAACGGCGCCTTGCAGAAAAGCGGGTCTATCCGTCGATCAACCTGAACAAATCAGGCACCCGTCGCGAGGAATTGCTGATTAAGCCAGAAATTTTGCAGAAGATCTGGGTGCTGCGTAAGTTCATCCATGACATGGATGAAATCGAAGCCATGGAATTCCTGCTCGACAAGCTGAAGCAGACCAAGAGCAATTCGGAGTTCTTCGACATGATGCGCCGCGGCGGTTGA
- a CDS encoding ArnT family glycosyltransferase, with translation MRPVVRLTASATSALPRWALLTICVVYAAFGLFDRDPWKNEDAAGFGVMWTMASGTWRDWLLPNLVGKPITTDGPLAYWVGASFIRWLDPLVDPSNASRLYTGLFFCMTCAFVWYGAYLLGRRPEVQPFKYAFGGEPLPRDYGRTLADGALLIVLGCFGLAERGHETTPQIAEMSAVAMLLYGLVRSLDKPLQGAAWTGVALGGIAFAGNPVLATALLVAIVATLGLVHGVQTKPFAVIAIPLALALGLAWPLAALWVFPAHAPDFLRTWFHGNFDEYSGPPSKALFYAIKNLPLFTWPAWPLAIWSWYSWGGLRRAPHVAIPMFVFWPLLVLVVLQSHQTNRFFMLLIPPLAVLAAFGLPTLKRGAINAIDWFAVLSFTILGSFVWLVWLASLTGFPHPLARNLARLVPGFQPEFAPLSFLCALVVTLGWIALVRWRISRQPKVIWRSVVLTSGGTTLMWVLLMTLWLPVVNYSRTYRDVATQIATHLPPDYACIRPVRLGNAQLATFAYFGNMRFAFSDEDCDVLLRQDTHDFSAPGTLPPYAWHLAWEGRRAADRDELFRLYVRVERLKTPPQRSVRRRTIQ, from the coding sequence ATGAGACCCGTTGTCCGACTCACGGCCTCGGCCACCAGCGCCCTGCCGCGCTGGGCCTTGCTGACGATTTGCGTCGTCTATGCAGCATTCGGCCTGTTCGACCGTGATCCTTGGAAGAACGAGGATGCCGCCGGCTTCGGCGTCATGTGGACGATGGCAAGCGGCACCTGGCGCGATTGGCTGCTGCCGAACCTGGTTGGCAAGCCCATCACGACGGATGGGCCACTTGCCTATTGGGTCGGCGCCTCCTTTATCCGATGGCTGGATCCGCTGGTCGATCCGAGCAACGCATCGCGCCTCTACACCGGTTTGTTTTTCTGCATGACATGCGCGTTCGTCTGGTATGGTGCGTACCTGCTTGGCCGGCGCCCGGAAGTGCAGCCGTTCAAATATGCGTTTGGCGGCGAGCCGTTGCCGCGGGACTACGGGCGCACGTTGGCCGATGGCGCGCTGCTGATCGTGCTGGGTTGCTTCGGGCTGGCCGAGCGCGGCCACGAGACGACGCCGCAAATCGCTGAAATGAGCGCAGTCGCCATGCTGCTGTACGGGCTAGTGCGCAGCCTGGACAAGCCCTTGCAAGGCGCGGCATGGACTGGCGTTGCACTAGGTGGCATCGCATTCGCGGGCAATCCGGTGCTGGCAACCGCATTGCTCGTGGCGATCGTTGCCACGCTCGGGCTGGTCCACGGCGTCCAGACCAAGCCGTTTGCCGTGATCGCGATACCGTTGGCCCTTGCGCTGGGGCTGGCGTGGCCACTGGCCGCGCTATGGGTGTTCCCAGCGCATGCACCGGATTTCTTACGCACGTGGTTCCACGGCAACTTCGATGAGTATTCTGGGCCGCCGTCCAAGGCGCTGTTCTACGCGATCAAGAACTTGCCACTGTTCACATGGCCCGCATGGCCACTTGCGATCTGGTCCTGGTACAGCTGGGGCGGACTGCGCCGCGCACCGCATGTGGCAATTCCGATGTTCGTGTTCTGGCCCCTGCTGGTGCTGGTCGTGCTGCAGAGCCATCAAACCAACCGGTTTTTCATGCTACTGATTCCGCCGCTCGCGGTGCTCGCCGCATTCGGCTTGCCTACCCTGAAGCGCGGCGCGATCAACGCGATCGACTGGTTCGCAGTGCTCAGCTTCACAATCCTTGGCTCTTTCGTATGGCTGGTCTGGCTCGCGAGCTTGACCGGCTTCCCGCATCCGCTAGCCCGCAACCTCGCGCGGCTGGTGCCCGGATTCCAGCCCGAATTCGCTCCCCTGTCGTTCCTGTGCGCGCTTGTCGTCACGCTCGGCTGGATCGCATTGGTACGCTGGCGCATCTCGCGGCAACCGAAGGTCATCTGGCGCAGTGTCGTGCTGACCAGCGGCGGCACGACACTGATGTGGGTGCTGCTGATGACGCTATGGTTGCCCGTGGTGAACTACAGCCGGACCTACCGCGACGTCGCCACGCAGATCGCCACGCATTTGCCACCTGACTATGCGTGTATCCGGCCGGTGCGTCTGGGCAATGCTCAATTGGCGACCTTCGCGTACTTCGGCAATATGCGCTTTGCATTTAGCGATGAGGATTGCGACGTACTGCTGCGACAGGACACGCACGATTTCAGCGCGCCGGGCACCCTGCCGCCATACGCATGGCACCTCGCGTGGGAAGGACGCCGGGCCGCGGATCGCGACGAGTTGTTCCGGTTGTATGTCAGGGTCGAGCGACTGAAGACGCCACCGCAACGTAGTGTGAGGCGCCGCACGATCCAATAG
- a CDS encoding type B 50S ribosomal protein L31 yields MKQGIHPNIREVVFQDMSNGKTFIISSTIQTRESIELDGKTYPLAKVEVSSESHPFYTGEQNKFMDTTGRVEKFRQKFGNRASAKVAK; encoded by the coding sequence ATGAAGCAAGGCATTCACCCCAATATCCGCGAGGTCGTGTTCCAGGACATGTCTAACGGCAAGACGTTCATCATCAGCTCAACGATCCAGACGCGTGAGTCGATCGAACTCGACGGCAAGACCTATCCGCTCGCAAAGGTTGAAGTGTCTTCCGAATCGCACCCTTTCTACACGGGCGAGCAGAACAAGTTCATGGATACGACCGGCCGCGTCGAGAAGTTCCGCCAAAAGTTCGGCAACCGTGCCAGCGCGAAAGTCGCGAAGTAA
- the trxA gene encoding thioredoxin TrxA, whose translation MSEQIKHITDASFEQDVLKADKPVLLDFWAEWCGPCKMIAPLLDEVARDYGDRLQVAKIDVDQNPSTPAKFSVRGIPTLILFKNGVVAQTKVGALSKAQITALIDSHI comes from the coding sequence ATGAGCGAACAAATCAAGCACATCACCGATGCTTCTTTCGAACAGGACGTCCTTAAGGCGGACAAGCCCGTCCTTCTAGACTTCTGGGCGGAATGGTGCGGCCCGTGCAAGATGATCGCGCCGCTACTGGACGAGGTGGCACGCGACTACGGCGACCGCCTGCAGGTCGCAAAAATCGATGTCGATCAGAATCCGTCGACGCCGGCCAAGTTTAGCGTGCGGGGCATTCCGACGTTGATCCTATTCAAGAACGGCGTGGTGGCCCAGACGAAGGTGGGTGCATTGTCGAAGGCCCAAATCACGGCGCTGATCGACAGCCATATCTGA
- a CDS encoding MATE family efflux transporter, whose protein sequence is MLTDARQIISLAWPVLVGQLAIIAFGVIDTAMIGRYCATDLAALGLGSSIYISVYIGLTGILVALQPIAAQLFGAHRHAQIGEEVRQSAWLAILLALPGCLLLYFPTPLLRIADAPPELNERALAYLRILSLGLPASLLFRLFSSLSNAVANPRPVMLIQLGGLMLKVPLNALLIHGAFGLPALGGPGAALASSIINWLSALVGIVLLLRVDFYRQFAVFAQCSWPHWRQQRALLKLGVPMGLSYLIEVTSYTFMALFIARFGTTTLAGHQITSNVSAVLYMTPLSIGIATSTLVAQRLGAREFTAARTLSAHGIGLAAGIALLYATIILAIRPWLIAAYTPDPNVVAAAMPLLAIVAAYHLCDALQITTAFALRAYRVAVVPTIIYAIALWGVGLGGGYLAGFDPLHWMPAALTGARGFWYANTLSVALAATGLLVYWSSVSKKTHA, encoded by the coding sequence ATGCTGACCGACGCCCGCCAAATTATCTCCCTCGCCTGGCCCGTGCTGGTCGGGCAGTTGGCGATCATTGCGTTCGGCGTCATCGATACTGCCATGATCGGACGGTATTGCGCCACGGACCTGGCCGCCCTCGGACTCGGCTCGTCGATCTACATCTCGGTCTATATCGGTCTGACTGGCATCCTGGTCGCGCTGCAGCCCATCGCGGCACAATTATTCGGCGCGCACCGCCACGCGCAAATCGGCGAAGAAGTGCGGCAGTCGGCCTGGCTCGCCATCCTACTGGCGCTGCCCGGCTGTCTGCTGTTGTACTTCCCAACGCCGTTGCTGCGCATCGCCGACGCGCCACCGGAGCTTAATGAGCGCGCGCTCGCCTACCTGCGCATCCTATCGCTCGGACTGCCGGCTAGCCTGCTGTTCCGTCTCTTCAGCTCGCTGTCGAATGCGGTCGCGAACCCACGGCCGGTCATGCTGATCCAACTTGGCGGACTGATGTTAAAAGTACCGCTCAATGCGCTTCTGATCCACGGCGCGTTTGGCCTGCCGGCGCTGGGTGGTCCAGGCGCCGCCCTCGCCAGCTCGATCATCAATTGGCTATCGGCCCTCGTCGGCATCGTGCTCCTGCTGCGCGTCGATTTCTATCGCCAGTTTGCAGTGTTCGCGCAATGCTCGTGGCCTCACTGGCGGCAACAACGGGCGTTGCTCAAGCTTGGCGTCCCAATGGGCCTGTCCTACCTGATTGAAGTCACATCCTACACATTCATGGCGCTGTTCATCGCGCGTTTCGGCACCACGACGCTTGCCGGGCACCAGATCACCAGCAATGTCAGCGCAGTGCTGTATATGACGCCCTTGTCGATCGGCATCGCGACGTCCACGCTGGTCGCCCAACGGCTCGGTGCGCGCGAATTCACCGCCGCACGCACCCTATCCGCGCATGGGATCGGATTGGCCGCAGGTATCGCGCTGCTATACGCAACGATCATCCTCGCGATAAGGCCGTGGCTGATCGCCGCCTATACGCCCGACCCGAACGTCGTCGCCGCCGCCATGCCGCTGCTGGCGATCGTCGCTGCCTACCACCTGTGCGACGCGCTGCAGATCACCACTGCGTTCGCGCTGCGTGCGTACCGGGTCGCGGTGGTCCCGACGATCATCTACGCCATCGCGCTATGGGGCGTCGGCCTGGGCGGCGGATACCTCGCCGGCTTCGACCCACTACATTGGATGCCCGCGGCACTAACTGGCGCGCGCGGCTTTTGGTACGCCAATACGCTGAGCGTCGCGCTGGCGGCGACTGGACTACTGGTCTATTGGTCAAGCGTCAGCAAAAAGACACACGCATAG
- the dnaX gene encoding DNA polymerase III subunit gamma/tau has product MTYQVLARKWRPRDFASLVGQEHVVRALTHALQAQRLHHAYLFTGTRGVGKTTLSRILAKALNCEAGITATPCGVCKACREIDEGRFVDYVEMDAASNRGVDEMAALLERAVYAPVDARFKVYMIDEVHMLTHHAFNSMLKTLEEPPAHVKFILATTDPQKIPVTVLSRCLQFNLKQMPAGHIVSHLERILADEGIGFETQALRLLSRAADGSMRDALSLTDQAIAYAAGAVTEQAVRGMLGALDQSYLVRLLDALAMRDGAAVRSVADEMAARSLSFSTALQDLSSLLHRIAWAQAVPDSVLDEWPEAADIRRFAGQLTPEAVQLYYQIATIGRAELGLAPDEYAGFTMALLRMLAFGTVDVMREPAPADMPPAPSTPSMGAPGAGGGPTGGDAHAAGATQREPVPRLHARAATQALAMSTYAAGAAQTTARSPGVPAKARGGADANEALQAEGARTEGACANATQTSPVRTAATGMGAAQAQPDETGVPHTENDLTDGVEAGSSPHALQEDVAAPPPPQSVPSPPNPSRAGSPASAALGMLRGKGARASSERGRAPAAASGAIRSEATTAPGAGGDSAAALPRAKAASAAAQLAERLAASAAAGARRPAPRRDAQQRGAAAPGGAAPGAGDAQGAARASTPAVAPWDDMPPDDEFVPLSAYDGAFDVGEPNFAALADDPAPVPAAVQPPASVDDTPLPPAVPLAPLGYDGDWPTLAASLSLSGIAYQLAFHSELVACDGDELTLRVPVPQYADAAHAGKLKAALDAALGKPVRVAVSVGPARRTAAAVEATRRAQQQQQAEREINADPFVQTLIREFGATIVPGSIRPLGADHRASAA; this is encoded by the coding sequence ATGACCTATCAAGTTCTCGCACGCAAGTGGCGGCCCAGGGATTTCGCGTCGCTCGTCGGCCAGGAGCACGTGGTGCGCGCGCTCACCCATGCGCTGCAAGCGCAGCGGCTGCATCACGCTTATTTGTTCACCGGCACGCGCGGCGTTGGCAAGACCACGCTGTCGCGGATCTTGGCCAAGGCGCTCAACTGCGAAGCTGGCATTACCGCCACGCCATGCGGCGTATGCAAGGCGTGTCGTGAAATCGACGAAGGTCGTTTCGTCGACTACGTTGAAATGGACGCAGCCAGCAACCGGGGCGTCGACGAGATGGCGGCGCTGCTCGAGCGCGCCGTCTACGCGCCGGTCGATGCGCGCTTCAAGGTCTACATGATCGACGAAGTGCACATGCTGACCCATCACGCGTTCAACTCGATGCTCAAGACGCTCGAGGAGCCACCGGCGCATGTGAAGTTCATTCTCGCGACGACGGACCCGCAGAAGATTCCTGTCACCGTGTTATCGCGCTGTTTGCAGTTCAACCTCAAACAGATGCCGGCAGGCCATATCGTGTCGCACCTGGAACGTATCCTGGCTGACGAGGGTATCGGTTTCGAGACGCAAGCGCTGCGCCTGTTGTCGCGTGCCGCGGACGGTAGCATGCGCGATGCGCTGTCGTTGACCGATCAGGCGATCGCGTACGCGGCAGGTGCGGTAACCGAACAGGCCGTGCGGGGCATGCTCGGCGCACTGGACCAAAGCTACCTGGTGCGCTTGCTGGATGCGCTCGCCATGCGCGACGGCGCCGCGGTGCGCTCGGTGGCTGACGAGATGGCAGCGCGCAGCCTATCGTTCTCGACCGCGTTGCAGGATCTGTCCAGCTTGCTGCACCGTATCGCGTGGGCGCAGGCGGTGCCTGATTCGGTGCTGGACGAGTGGCCGGAAGCCGCGGACATTCGACGTTTTGCGGGGCAGCTGACGCCCGAAGCCGTGCAGCTCTATTATCAGATCGCGACGATTGGTCGCGCTGAACTGGGGTTGGCCCCAGACGAGTATGCCGGTTTCACGATGGCGTTATTGCGCATGCTTGCGTTCGGGACTGTCGACGTGATGCGCGAGCCTGCGCCGGCGGATATGCCGCCGGCCCCCAGCACGCCGTCGATGGGCGCACCGGGGGCCGGCGGCGGTCCGACAGGCGGTGACGCGCACGCCGCCGGTGCCACGCAACGCGAGCCTGTACCGCGCTTGCACGCCCGCGCAGCGACGCAGGCTCTCGCCATGTCCACTTATGCCGCCGGGGCGGCGCAAACGACTGCACGCTCGCCTGGCGTGCCGGCAAAGGCACGCGGCGGGGCTGACGCGAATGAGGCGCTGCAGGCGGAAGGGGCCCGCACGGAGGGGGCGTGCGCAAACGCGACGCAGACGAGCCCCGTCAGGACTGCTGCGACTGGCATGGGCGCAGCCCAGGCGCAGCCGGACGAGACCGGAGTGCCTCACACAGAGAATGATTTGACGGACGGGGTTGAGGCCGGTTCGAGCCCTCACGCGTTGCAGGAGGACGTTGCTGCCCCCCCACCCCCACAATCGGTTCCATCGCCCCCGAATCCCTCGCGCGCTGGCAGTCCGGCCAGCGCGGCGCTTGGCATGCTGCGGGGCAAGGGAGCGCGCGCTTCAAGCGAGCGCGGTCGTGCGCCGGCGGCTGCGTCGGGTGCCATCCGATCCGAGGCGACGACGGCGCCGGGCGCGGGCGGCGACAGCGCCGCCGCGCTGCCTCGCGCGAAAGCGGCGTCTGCGGCAGCACAGCTTGCCGAACGGCTGGCGGCCAGCGCTGCCGCCGGCGCCCGGCGCCCGGCGCCGCGCCGCGACGCCCAGCAGCGGGGCGCTGCCGCGCCAGGTGGCGCGGCGCCCGGCGCCGGCGACGCACAGGGCGCTGCTCGTGCATCGACGCCGGCGGTGGCGCCCTGGGACGACATGCCGCCTGACGACGAGTTCGTGCCGCTGTCCGCGTATGACGGCGCGTTTGATGTTGGCGAGCCCAATTTCGCCGCGCTGGCGGATGACCCGGCGCCCGTGCCGGCTGCTGTGCAGCCGCCGGCGTCAGTCGATGACACACCGTTGCCGCCGGCTGTGCCTCTTGCGCCGCTTGGCTACGACGGCGACTGGCCGACATTGGCCGCATCGCTGTCGCTCAGCGGCATCGCATACCAGCTTGCGTTTCACAGCGAGCTTGTGGCGTGCGACGGTGACGAGCTGACATTGCGCGTGCCGGTGCCGCAGTATGCGGACGCGGCGCACGCTGGCAAACTGAAGGCCGCGCTCGACGCGGCCCTAGGCAAGCCGGTCCGCGTAGCCGTATCGGTTGGCCCCGCACGCCGCACAGCCGCGGCCGTAGAGGCCACGCGGCGCGCGCAGCAACAGCAGCAAGCCGAGCGCGAGATCAACGCAGACCCGTTCGTGCAAACGCTGATCCGCGAGTTCGGCGCGACGATCGTGCCGGGTTCGATTCGCCCGCTTGGCGCCGACCACCGCGCATCAGCCGCATGA
- a CDS encoding M90 family metallopeptidase codes for MFGKLSNWLGRRRRERALRDFAISDALWAHTCARLPFLGYLTDGDQARLRERVSLFLAQKTFTTAHELELTDEICVGIAAQACLPVLNLGLELYRGWVGIIVYPGEFVVRKTVEDEAGVVHEIMQDASGEAWEGGPVILSWEDVQMSDGNDTYNVVIHEFAHKIDMLNGDADGHPPLIRCWHAELGRTEWDDVFDNAYDQFCARVDAVPPHRWARLERDSLIDPYAAEHPSEFFAVCSEALFVRPHAFAEQYPQLYRLLARYYRQDLAGTGVLKNSSTN; via the coding sequence ATGTTCGGCAAACTCTCCAACTGGCTCGGACGGCGGCGCCGCGAGCGCGCGTTGCGCGATTTCGCGATTTCGGACGCGCTATGGGCACACACCTGCGCGCGGCTGCCCTTCCTAGGCTACTTGACCGACGGCGACCAGGCGCGGCTGCGCGAGCGGGTCAGCCTGTTTCTTGCACAAAAGACGTTCACGACCGCACACGAGCTTGAGTTGACCGACGAGATCTGCGTGGGCATTGCCGCGCAGGCCTGCCTGCCGGTGCTAAACCTGGGCTTGGAGCTGTACCGCGGATGGGTCGGCATCATCGTATACCCGGGCGAGTTCGTGGTCCGCAAGACCGTCGAAGACGAAGCCGGCGTGGTCCACGAGATCATGCAAGATGCTAGTGGCGAAGCGTGGGAAGGTGGCCCGGTGATCCTGTCCTGGGAAGACGTGCAGATGAGCGACGGCAACGATACGTACAACGTCGTGATTCACGAGTTCGCGCACAAGATCGACATGCTGAATGGCGATGCTGACGGCCATCCGCCGCTAATCCGCTGCTGGCATGCGGAGTTGGGACGCACTGAATGGGACGACGTCTTCGACAACGCGTACGATCAGTTCTGCGCGCGCGTGGACGCGGTTCCACCGCACCGCTGGGCGCGCCTGGAGCGCGATTCGCTGATCGACCCGTACGCAGCCGAACACCCGTCGGAATTCTTCGCGGTCTGCAGCGAGGCGCTGTTCGTGCGGCCACACGCCTTCGCCGAGCAGTATCCGCAGCTGTACCGGCTGCTCGCGCGCTATTATCGGCAGGACCTAGCAGGCACCGGAGTCCTGAAAAATTCGTCAACCAACTGA
- a CDS encoding MFS transporter translates to MSWVLAAVIGLDYFDNAIFSFFATYIAGGINASPDELVWASSAYALGAVLGILQQHWWVERIGYRRYIAGCMGFYGAGALLAALCDSSAQLLFARGVQGYFVGPMLGACRILIQISFTAQHRASALRVFLTLIVSGSALAPIAGAWLVSHFDWRALFACTAPAGFVLGVLALLSLPDTGNVDPAHRTEPHYWAYLIFAFAQAALQIVMTQLRFQLFTGSPELIVLTICGIAGLAWFVHHQWHHPTPLVRLHALREPTFQVGLVLYVFYYYLSTGFSYLLPRLMERGLGFTIESTGYFNGVTSLISGMLLFVYLHYSKRVPRKKWIIVPGFALAAVAALWTAQMSPQVGRDALAAALLLRGLLLLFIVLPVANLTFRLFETEEFAHGYRLKNLVRQLAISFATASIIMLEQHRLALHETRLVEAVNPYNPIFSATLDTLSRGVLATGNPSGDSHGVAFALLARSVAQQASFLASLDGFYFLAAVAVVGGLFAAWQRALN, encoded by the coding sequence ATGTCATGGGTGCTCGCGGCGGTCATCGGGCTAGACTATTTCGACAACGCCATTTTCTCGTTCTTTGCCACCTATATCGCCGGCGGCATCAACGCCTCCCCTGACGAACTGGTGTGGGCTTCGAGCGCCTATGCGCTAGGCGCCGTGTTGGGCATTCTGCAACAGCATTGGTGGGTCGAGCGCATTGGCTATCGCCGCTACATCGCTGGATGCATGGGCTTCTACGGCGCCGGCGCGCTGCTAGCGGCGCTCTGCGACAGCTCCGCACAACTGCTATTCGCGCGAGGCGTACAGGGCTACTTCGTGGGTCCGATGCTCGGCGCGTGCCGGATCCTGATTCAAATCAGCTTCACCGCGCAGCACCGAGCCAGCGCACTGCGGGTGTTTCTGACGCTCATCGTCTCCGGCAGTGCGCTCGCCCCAATCGCCGGTGCATGGCTAGTGTCGCATTTCGACTGGCGGGCACTATTCGCCTGCACCGCGCCCGCGGGCTTCGTGCTCGGCGTGCTTGCGCTGTTGTCGCTGCCCGATACTGGGAACGTCGATCCGGCGCACCGTACCGAGCCGCACTACTGGGCCTATCTGATATTCGCATTCGCGCAGGCCGCGTTGCAGATCGTCATGACGCAGCTGCGCTTCCAGCTATTCACCGGCTCGCCCGAGTTGATCGTATTGACTATATGCGGCATTGCCGGACTCGCCTGGTTTGTCCACCACCAATGGCATCACCCAACGCCGCTGGTGCGCCTGCACGCGCTGCGCGAGCCTACGTTTCAGGTCGGGCTAGTGCTCTATGTGTTCTACTACTATCTGTCGACGGGATTCAGCTACCTGCTGCCCCGGCTGATGGAGCGCGGGCTGGGTTTCACGATTGAGAGCACGGGATATTTTAACGGCGTCACATCGCTGATATCCGGCATGCTGCTCTTCGTCTACCTACATTATTCGAAGCGCGTGCCGCGCAAGAAATGGATCATCGTGCCCGGATTCGCGCTCGCGGCAGTGGCCGCGCTGTGGACGGCGCAGATGTCACCGCAGGTTGGCCGCGACGCACTCGCCGCTGCGCTGCTACTGCGCGGCCTGTTGCTGTTGTTCATCGTGCTGCCGGTCGCGAACCTGACCTTCCGCCTCTTCGAGACCGAGGAGTTCGCCCACGGCTACCGGTTGAAGAATCTGGTGCGGCAACTGGCCATCTCGTTCGCCACCGCGTCGATCATCATGCTCGAGCAGCATCGGCTCGCGCTGCACGAAACCCGCCTCGTCGAAGCCGTCAATCCGTACAATCCGATTTTTTCCGCGACATTGGATACGCTGAGTCGCGGCGTGCTCGCCACCGGCAATCCGTCCGGTGATTCGCACGGCGTCGCCTTCGCGCTGCTCGCGCGCAGTGTCGCGCAGCAGGCGAGTTTTCTGGCTTCACTAGATGGCTTTTATTTTCTTGCCGCGGTAGCAGTGGTTGGCGGGTTGTTTGCCGCATGGCAGCGTGCATTGAACTGA
- a CDS encoding YbaB/EbfC family nucleoid-associated protein, giving the protein MMKGQLAGLMKQAQQMQENMKKMQEQLAQIEIEGQSGAGLVKVTMTCKNEVRRVTIDPSLLADDKDMLEDLVAAAFNDAVRKAEATAQERMSGMTAGLPLPPGFKLPF; this is encoded by the coding sequence ATGATGAAGGGCCAACTCGCCGGCTTGATGAAGCAGGCGCAGCAAATGCAGGAAAACATGAAGAAGATGCAGGAGCAGCTCGCGCAGATCGAGATCGAGGGCCAGTCCGGCGCTGGTCTCGTGAAGGTGACGATGACCTGCAAAAACGAAGTGCGTCGCGTCACGATCGATCCGAGCCTGTTGGCCGATGACAAGGACATGCTTGAGGACCTGGTCGCCGCCGCGTTCAATGATGCAGTGCGCAAGGCGGAGGCGACAGCGCAGGAGAGAATGTCCGGCATGACCGCGGGTCTGCCGCTGCCGCCGGGCTTTAAGCTGCCATTCTGA